In Archangium violaceum, the following are encoded in one genomic region:
- a CDS encoding peptidoglycan-binding protein, producing MPTPTEIDTTFLQLTSVGLSTVLHKGSRGPLVMELQRKLTAAGFNPGPTDGFFGSQTEDAVLSFQRGRGMNEDGIVDSDTWSELGVHFRPPEQEEPEGPGLTLEQLRTVMPNCSEMRAAELLPHLNKAMIEADITTPQRQAAFLAELAFVTGQLNRFEEPDSGEQYEGREDLGNVRPGDGARYKGRGPFLLTGRANYRAAGKALGIDLENDPELAANPEVGFRVAAWYWTSRDLNPLADQGDFEEITRRFIGRDTVLPRHMVFYRRALTMLAH from the coding sequence ATGCCAACTCCTACCGAGATCGACACGACGTTCCTTCAACTCACGTCCGTGGGCCTGTCCACCGTGCTGCACAAGGGCTCGCGTGGCCCGTTGGTGATGGAGCTGCAACGCAAGCTGACGGCAGCCGGCTTCAACCCCGGCCCGACGGATGGCTTCTTCGGCTCGCAGACGGAGGATGCGGTGCTGTCCTTCCAGCGAGGCAGGGGAATGAACGAGGACGGCATCGTGGACTCCGACACCTGGAGCGAACTCGGGGTCCACTTCCGGCCTCCGGAGCAGGAAGAGCCCGAAGGCCCGGGCCTCACCCTGGAGCAGCTGCGAACCGTCATGCCCAACTGCTCGGAAATGCGGGCCGCCGAGCTGCTGCCGCACCTCAACAAGGCGATGATCGAGGCGGACATCACGACGCCCCAGCGTCAGGCGGCCTTCCTCGCGGAGCTCGCCTTCGTGACGGGCCAGCTCAATCGGTTCGAGGAGCCAGATTCAGGCGAGCAGTACGAGGGACGGGAAGACCTGGGCAACGTGCGGCCCGGGGACGGCGCTCGCTACAAGGGCCGTGGCCCCTTCCTGCTCACCGGCCGGGCCAACTACCGTGCCGCCGGCAAGGCGCTGGGAATCGACCTGGAGAACGACCCCGAGCTCGCCGCGAACCCCGAAGTGGGTTTCCGCGTGGCGGCCTGGTACTGGACCAGCCGTGACCTCAACCCCCTGGCGGACCAGGGGGACTTCGAGGAAATCACCCGCCGCTTCATCGGGCGCGACACCGTGCTGCCCAGGCACATGGTCTTCTACCGACGCGCGCTGACCATGCTCGCCCATTAG